The Deltaproteobacteria bacterium genome contains a region encoding:
- a CDS encoding type II toxin-antitoxin system HicA family toxin has translation MVEQDGWRKVVTEGSHRQYKHSQKHGRVTISGHPGDDMPKGTLVSVMRQAGLARGKKS, from the coding sequence ATGGTCGAGCAAGATGGATGGCGGAAGGTTGTTACTGAGGGCAGCCATCGCCAGTACAAACACTCCCAGAAGCACGGGCGGGTCACCATCAGCGGGCATCCGGGAGACGACATGCCGAAGGGAACGCTGGTTTCGGTCATGCGACAGGCAGGCCTAGCGCGAGGGAAGAAATCATGA
- a CDS encoding type II toxin-antitoxin system HicB family antitoxin — MKRQYLVRIDKDVDSDWGASVPDLPGCVATGKTIDAALRRIEGAIELHLRGLREDGIRVPLPRQRAVRPRRTAKQVNFYATVEVAA; from the coding sequence ATGAAGCGACAGTATCTAGTGCGGATCGACAAGGACGTAGATAGCGATTGGGGCGCCTCCGTTCCGGATCTACCTGGCTGCGTCGCGACCGGGAAAACCATCGATGCAGCGCTGCGGCGAATCGAGGGGGCCATCGAACTGCACCTGCGCGGGCTGCGCGAGGATGGAATCAGAGTTCCACTTCCGAGACAGCGAGCGGTGAGGCCACGACGCACTGCGAAGCAAGTCAACTTCTACGCAACGGTCGAGGTAGCAGCATAG
- a CDS encoding methyltransferase domain-containing protein, with amino-acid sequence MAHSINTDPSYLRNVQYRDSRNLDARIALHDRFSINPYPWHRWLFDQLALPPASRVLDVGCGAGTMWVKNRDRLDPTWELTLSDFSSGMLNAARQGLAGGNLTVRFEQVDAQSIPHADDSFDVVIANHMLYHVPDRDPAIAEIHRVLRAGGRLYAATNGHAHLRELDQLAAPFAPATEMIDSATRFGLETGLAQLQRRFGDVRALRYEDGLVVTDAEPLIAYIRSMSATATISKEALGKLRAHIDHEIAMRGAVRITKDSGLFVAMKS; translated from the coding sequence ATGGCCCATTCGATCAACACCGACCCGTCATATCTTCGCAATGTGCAGTACCGCGACAGCCGCAACCTTGATGCCCGGATCGCGCTGCACGACCGCTTCAGCATCAACCCGTACCCATGGCACCGCTGGCTATTCGATCAGCTCGCGTTGCCGCCGGCGAGTCGCGTGCTGGACGTTGGTTGCGGCGCCGGCACGATGTGGGTGAAGAATCGCGATCGACTGGATCCGACATGGGAGTTGACGCTGTCGGACTTCTCGTCCGGCATGCTCAACGCGGCGCGCCAAGGACTCGCTGGCGGCAACCTCACGGTTCGCTTCGAACAAGTCGACGCGCAGTCGATCCCACATGCCGACGACTCCTTCGACGTCGTAATCGCGAATCACATGCTGTACCACGTCCCCGATCGCGACCCCGCGATTGCGGAGATCCATCGCGTGCTACGAGCGGGCGGACGATTGTACGCCGCCACCAACGGCCACGCGCATCTGCGCGAACTCGATCAACTTGCCGCCCCGTTCGCGCCGGCGACCGAGATGATCGACAGCGCGACCCGTTTCGGACTGGAGACCGGGCTCGCGCAACTCCAGCGCCGCTTCGGCGACGTCCGCGCGCTGCGCTACGAGGATGGGTTGGTCGTCACTGATGCGGAACCACTCATCGCGTATATCCGATCGATGTCTGCAACCGCGACAATCTCAAAGGAAGCGCTCGGCAAACTGCGCGCGCACATCGACCACGAGATCGCAATGCGCGGGGCCGTTCGCATCACGAAGGACTCGGGTTTGTTCGTGGCGATGAAGAGCTAG
- a CDS encoding YfhL family 4Fe-4S dicluster ferredoxin: MSTLITEECINCGACEPECPNTAIYEGGARWALNGDTHPAINDDIYYIVPDKCTECVGFFAEEQCAAVCPVDCCVPDPNIPETEAVLIERARRLHPDKPLGDPFPSRFRTA, from the coding sequence ATGTCCACGCTGATCACCGAAGAATGCATCAACTGCGGCGCGTGCGAGCCTGAGTGCCCGAACACCGCGATCTACGAAGGCGGGGCGCGGTGGGCGCTGAACGGCGACACCCACCCGGCGATCAACGACGACATCTATTACATCGTGCCCGACAAGTGCACCGAGTGCGTCGGCTTCTTCGCCGAAGAGCAATGCGCCGCGGTGTGTCCGGTGGACTGCTGCGTGCCCGATCCCAACATTCCCGAAACCGAAGCCGTGTTAATCGAGCGCGCACGCCGGCTCCATCCCGACAAACCGCTCGGCGATCCGTTTCCGTCGCGCTTCCGAACAGCGTAA
- a CDS encoding CDP-alcohol phosphatidyltransferase family protein produces the protein MEPLTPTSRAAFAAVLLVLVAGGALVSIFTFVRRRPDTSRAGGSLLLGAAIRAWHFENLRPFEEACVRWGVRPAWLSWIQLGIGVLVGITYAEGLIFDSGFLLICAGSLDILDGRVARRTNSGSTRGAFMDSIIDRYTDALAYLGIAVYFRDSWVLWAALWALIGGLITSYARARGEALGATCHVGLLQRPERYVILGLGSIFGALIEHALGHPLGWQPHMILATVVLLLAVLSNVTAVQRLTHIMHQLDGPPA, from the coding sequence GTGGAACCTCTGACCCCCACTTCTCGCGCCGCGTTTGCGGCGGTGCTGTTGGTGCTGGTTGCCGGCGGCGCGCTCGTCAGCATCTTTACGTTCGTGCGTCGACGCCCTGATACCAGTCGCGCCGGCGGCTCGCTCTTGTTGGGTGCCGCCATTCGCGCCTGGCACTTCGAGAACCTGCGCCCGTTCGAAGAGGCCTGCGTGCGCTGGGGCGTGCGGCCGGCGTGGTTGTCGTGGATACAACTCGGCATCGGCGTGCTCGTCGGCATCACGTACGCCGAGGGCCTGATCTTCGACAGCGGATTTCTGCTCATCTGTGCGGGCAGCCTAGACATCCTCGATGGGCGAGTGGCGCGGCGCACCAACTCGGGTAGCACGCGCGGCGCGTTCATGGACTCGATCATCGACCGCTACACCGATGCGCTCGCGTATCTCGGCATTGCCGTCTACTTCCGCGACTCGTGGGTGCTGTGGGCGGCGTTGTGGGCGTTGATCGGTGGGCTGATCACCAGCTACGCGCGCGCGCGTGGCGAGGCGCTCGGCGCGACTTGTCACGTTGGCTTGTTGCAGCGGCCCGAACGCTACGTGATTCTCGGACTCGGCTCGATCTTCGGCGCGCTGATCGAACACGCGCTCGGCCATCCACTCGGCTGGCAACCGCACATGATCCTCGCCACGGTGGTGCTACTGTTGGCGGTGTTGTCGAATGTGACGGCGGTGCAGCGGCTCACCCACATCATGCACCAACTCGACGGGCCGCCCGCATGA
- a CDS encoding flippase-like domain-containing protein, protein MNRTIRIVLSVALSLVFLGFAVQNVNWNEALRAMASAHYIYVAPMFAVTVWTLYIRAQRWRLFLRPVGVPPMRLLIAAVNIGFMANMVLPLRIGEVIRPVLVSRRQRVPLSGILATIVLERIFDMFTVVFLFGVSALLVPVSAQVQQWGVRLTVLALLIGGGVALVRWQEQRMLALARTILRIVPAGPRDAIDHFLEGFITALEVLDRPSTFLLAFAWSLYLWMVIALVWALGFWAFDLHVPVIVGAMTVTVMVAIAVAAPSAPGYVGALQLGCVLALAIFGVSESQAIAYSIVLHIAQFVASVGAGLYSLWSENLSLREVENVSEVEGAAA, encoded by the coding sequence ATGAATCGAACGATTCGCATCGTCTTGAGCGTGGCGCTGTCGCTCGTGTTCCTGGGCTTCGCGGTGCAGAACGTCAACTGGAACGAAGCGCTGCGCGCGATGGCCAGTGCGCACTACATCTACGTTGCCCCGATGTTCGCGGTCACGGTGTGGACGCTGTACATCCGCGCGCAACGCTGGCGGCTGTTTCTGCGGCCGGTCGGCGTGCCGCCCATGCGGCTGCTGATCGCCGCGGTCAATATCGGGTTCATGGCCAACATGGTACTGCCGCTGCGCATCGGCGAAGTGATTCGTCCGGTGCTAGTGAGTCGCCGCCAACGCGTTCCGCTCAGCGGGATCTTGGCAACCATTGTCCTCGAACGCATCTTCGACATGTTCACCGTCGTCTTCCTCTTCGGTGTGTCGGCGCTGTTGGTTCCGGTCTCCGCGCAGGTGCAGCAGTGGGGCGTGCGGTTGACCGTACTGGCCCTGTTGATCGGCGGCGGGGTCGCGTTGGTGCGGTGGCAAGAGCAACGGATGTTGGCGCTCGCGCGCACCATCCTCCGCATAGTGCCTGCCGGCCCGCGCGACGCGATCGATCACTTTCTCGAGGGCTTCATCACCGCGCTCGAAGTACTCGACCGGCCGTCGACGTTCTTGCTGGCGTTCGCGTGGTCGCTCTACTTGTGGATGGTGATCGCGCTGGTGTGGGCGCTGGGCTTCTGGGCCTTTGATCTGCACGTGCCGGTGATCGTGGGGGCGATGACCGTGACGGTGATGGTCGCCATCGCGGTCGCGGCGCCGTCGGCTCCCGGTTATGTAGGCGCGCTGCAGTTGGGTTGCGTGCTGGCGCTGGCGATCTTCGGCGTCTCGGAGAGCCAAGCCATCGCGTACTCGATCGTCCTCCACATCGCGCAGTTTGTCGCCAGTGTGGGCGCCGGGCTATATTCGCTGTGGAGCGAAAATTTGTCGTTGCGAGAAGTGGAGAACGTGTCGGAGGTCGAAGGTGCCGCGGCTTGA
- the coaBC gene encoding bifunctional phosphopantothenoylcysteine decarboxylase/phosphopantothenate--cysteine ligase CoaBC produces the protein MPRLEGRSVLLGVSGGIACYKAAEIVRLLTTAGATVRVAMTRNACEFITPLTLQTLSGNPVSTDTFDLTQESEIGHIRLADTAEAVVIAPATANIIGKLAHGIGDDLLTTVLLAARAPVLIAPAMNVHMYENPIVQENLARLRTHGYRIIEPSAGFLACGYEGQGRLADPEIIVAEVARALTTPDLAGQRVLVSAGPNREAIDPVRFISNRSTGKMGFALAAAAWRRGAEVVLVAGPTSLPTPCGVRRVDVDSAEEMHRAVGAEFDHSSIVLMTAAVADYRPARVAPQKLKKAAGGLSLELERTTDILGDIAPRKGSRIVVGFAAETEAMLANAQRKLREKQLDFIVANDVSRPDAGFSVDTNAVTIVSAAAIEELPLMSKDDVADRILDRISARVRTPQTASA, from the coding sequence GTGCCGCGGCTTGAAGGGCGCAGCGTTCTGCTCGGGGTGAGTGGTGGGATCGCCTGCTACAAAGCCGCCGAGATCGTTCGCCTGTTGACGACAGCCGGCGCCACTGTGCGCGTGGCGATGACCCGCAACGCGTGCGAGTTCATCACGCCGTTGACGCTGCAAACATTGTCCGGCAATCCGGTCTCCACCGACACCTTCGATCTCACGCAAGAGTCGGAGATCGGCCACATCCGCCTCGCCGATACCGCCGAGGCCGTCGTCATCGCCCCGGCCACGGCGAACATCATCGGCAAGCTGGCGCACGGCATCGGCGACGACTTGCTCACCACCGTGCTGTTGGCCGCCCGCGCACCGGTGCTGATCGCGCCGGCGATGAATGTCCACATGTACGAGAACCCAATCGTGCAGGAGAACCTCGCGCGGCTGCGCACGCACGGCTACCGCATCATCGAACCGAGCGCCGGCTTCCTCGCGTGCGGGTATGAAGGACAGGGGCGCCTCGCCGATCCCGAGATCATCGTCGCCGAAGTCGCGCGCGCGCTCACCACACCCGACCTCGCCGGGCAACGGGTGCTGGTGAGCGCCGGACCCAATCGCGAAGCAATCGATCCGGTCCGATTCATCTCCAATCGCTCGACCGGCAAGATGGGCTTTGCATTGGCGGCAGCCGCGTGGCGGCGCGGTGCCGAGGTGGTGCTGGTTGCCGGACCGACGAGTCTGCCGACGCCGTGCGGCGTGCGCCGCGTCGACGTTGACAGCGCCGAGGAGATGCACCGCGCGGTGGGCGCGGAGTTCGACCACAGCTCGATTGTGTTGATGACCGCCGCGGTCGCCGACTACCGCCCGGCGCGCGTCGCACCGCAGAAGCTCAAGAAGGCGGCGGGCGGCTTGTCGCTCGAACTGGAACGCACGACCGACATCCTCGGCGACATCGCGCCGCGCAAGGGTAGCCGCATCGTCGTTGGGTTTGCGGCCGAGACCGAAGCCATGCTCGCCAACGCGCAGCGCAAACTGCGCGAGAAACAGCTCGACTTCATCGTCGCCAACGATGTGTCTCGGCCCGACGCTGGTTTCAGTGTCGACACTAACGCGGTCACAATCGTCAGCGCCGCTGCAATTGAGGAGCTGCCGCTGATGTCGAAAGACGACGTTGCCGATCGCATTCTCGACCGTATCAGCGCACGCGTGCGGACGCCGCAGACCGCCAGCGCCTGA
- a CDS encoding zinc dependent phospholipase C family protein, translating into MMLLCLGLIAVVLLVPVDALAWGPITHLAHGSAVLQTLNTAPAALQDLLARHQLEYLYGCIGADITQAKKYTRALAAHCHSWVVGWQVRAAARSNAERAFAYGYLSHLAADVYSHNHYVPTQLIVSYPARTLRHVYWETRFDSLQDAALREVIQDLRHRRFTACDALVERAVARTLFSFRTNKRIFDSVLAWQGFEQWHRVVLVLDAMSRFPLPPEIVPLYNDLCRTSIVDLLSRGKRSASQAGDPTGHEALSQALTIRRTLRLLLRRGQIPPALQREVDALALSPGTLESPLSLSALTRPRRVVAQASGRDPH; encoded by the coding sequence ATGATGCTGCTGTGCTTGGGGCTGATCGCCGTCGTGTTGCTGGTGCCTGTGGACGCGCTGGCGTGGGGACCGATTACGCACTTGGCACACGGATCGGCGGTCTTGCAAACCCTTAACACCGCCCCGGCGGCGCTTCAAGATTTACTCGCACGCCACCAGTTGGAGTACCTCTACGGCTGCATCGGCGCCGACATCACGCAGGCGAAGAAGTACACCCGCGCGCTGGCGGCGCATTGCCACTCGTGGGTGGTGGGCTGGCAGGTGCGCGCGGCCGCGCGCAGCAATGCCGAGCGCGCCTTCGCCTACGGCTATCTCTCGCATCTCGCCGCCGACGTCTACTCGCACAATCACTACGTCCCCACCCAACTCATCGTCAGCTATCCGGCCCGCACACTGCGTCATGTGTACTGGGAGACTCGCTTCGATTCCTTGCAGGACGCGGCGCTGCGCGAAGTGATCCAAGACCTGCGTCACCGGCGCTTTACCGCCTGTGACGCACTGGTGGAACGGGCGGTGGCCCGCACGCTGTTCTCGTTTCGGACCAACAAGCGGATTTTCGATTCGGTGCTGGCCTGGCAGGGATTCGAGCAGTGGCATCGCGTCGTGCTTGTGCTCGATGCGATGTCGCGCTTTCCACTGCCGCCCGAGATCGTTCCGCTCTACAACGACCTCTGTCGGACCAGCATCGTCGACCTGCTCAGCCGCGGCAAGCGGTCCGCATCGCAGGCCGGCGATCCAACCGGGCACGAGGCGTTGAGTCAGGCGCTGACGATCCGGCGCACGTTGCGCTTGTTACTGCGGCGTGGGCAGATTCCACCGGCGTTGCAACGCGAGGTCGACGCCTTGGCACTAAGTCCGGGCACGCTGGAGTCGCCGTTATCGCTCTCGGCGCTCACTCGCCCCCGGCGGGTCGTTGCCCAAGCCAGCGGTCGCGACCCTCACTGA